Proteins from a genomic interval of Anas platyrhynchos isolate ZD024472 breed Pekin duck chromosome 4, IASCAAS_PekinDuck_T2T, whole genome shotgun sequence:
- the ABHD18 gene encoding protein ABHD18 isoform X1, whose protein sequence is MGVSKLDVLYRKLLLTKLFIRGWGKPEDLKRIFEFRKIIGNREKCQTLVSKDYPVFIDKVEEQSDCKILEGHFISPLAHYVPGILPVESLVARFQFIIPRRWNSKYRPVCIHLAGTGDHHFWRRRTLMARPMIKEACMASLLLENPYYGCRKPKDQVRSCLKNVSDLFVMGGALVLESAALLHWLEREGYGPLGMTGISMGGHMASLAVTNWPKPLPLIPCLSWSTASAVFTTGVLSKAVNWRELEKQYFTQTVYEEEIIQMLEYCGTDSFKMGQDFVKNFPDSVDRLEDIDVTSRMFNLDSSNKSVSKEAVHGFTTNKSTLSASSERLLIQDAPKMQYMNQTFSTSSNSNKNLNSQHGQRINNRRRSETLQRESLRFMKGVMDECTHVANFSVPVDPSLIIVVQAKEDAYIPRTGVRSLQEIWPGCEIRYLDGGHVSAYLFKQGLFRQAIYDAFDRFLQKYAV, encoded by the exons ATGGGTGTAAGTAAATTAGATGTCCTATACAGAAAACTTCTCCTCACTAAACTTTTCATCAGAGGATGGGGAAAACCAGAGGATCTGAAaag AATATTTGAATTCAGAAAGATTAttggaaacagggaaaaatgCCAGACGCTGGTTTCAAAAGATTACCCAGTTTTTATTGACAAG GTTGAGGAGCAATCAGACTGTAAAATCCTTGAGGGACACTTCATTTCCCCTTTGGCTCATTATGTCCCAGGTATCCTGCCAGTCGAATCTCTTGTAGCAAG GTTTCAGTTCATAATACCCAGAAGATGGAATAGCAAGTACAGACCTGTATGCATTCATTTAGCAGGCACTGGAGATCAT CACTTCTGGAGGAGACGCACACTGATGGCACGTCCAATGATAAAAGAAGCCTGTATGGCTTCTTTATTACTTGAAAATCCTTATTAT GGCTGTAGAAAACCTAAGGATCAAGT acggtcatgtttaaaaaatgtctCGGACCTGTTTGTGATGGGAGGAGCTCTTGTTCTAGAATCTGCAGCTCTTTTGCACTGGCTAGAGAGAGAAGGCTATGGACCGCTAGGGATGACTGGAATATCCATGGGAGGACAT ATGGCTTCACTGGCCGTGACGAACTGGCCTAAACCACTGCCATTGATTCCATGTCTTTCCTGGTCAACAGCTTCTGCAGTCTTTACTACG GGTGTGTTGAGCAAGGCAGTGAACTGGAGAGAGCTGGAGAAACAGTATTTTACGCAAACTGTATATGAAGAAGAAATCATTCAAATGCTTGAATACTGTGGA ACAGATTCTTTCAAGATGGGACAAGACTTTGTTAAAAACTTCCCTGACAGTGTGGACAGACTGGAAGACATAGATGTGACTTCCAGAATGTTCAACCTTGATTCCTCGAACAAGTCTGTATCTAAAGAAGCTGTCCACGGCTTTACCACAAATAAAAGTACTCTAAGTGCCTCATCAGAAAGACTCTTAATACAAGATGCTCCTAAAATGCAATACATGAATCAAACGTTTTCAACCAGTagcaacagcaataaaaacttAAACAGCCAACATGGACAGAGGATAAATAATAGAAGAAGGAGTGAGACTTTACAGAGAGAATCCTTAAGGTTCATGAAAGGAGTAATGGATGAATGTACCCATGTAGCTAACTTTTCAg tTCCAGTTGACCCAAGTTTAATCATAGTTGTACAAGCGAAGGAGGATGCATATATTCCCCGAACTGGGGTGCGCAGTCTTCAGGAAATCTGGCCTGGATGTGAAATCAGGTATCTGGATGGAGGTCATGTCAGTGCCTATCTCTTCAAACAAGGACTCTTTAG GCAAGCAATTTATGATGCGTTTGACCgctttcttcagaaatatgCTGTTTAA
- the ABHD18 gene encoding protein ABHD18 isoform X2 produces the protein MGGALVLESAALLHWLEREGYGPLGMTGISMGGHMASLAVTNWPKPLPLIPCLSWSTASAVFTTGVLSKAVNWRELEKQYFTQTVYEEEIIQMLEYCGTDSFKMGQDFVKNFPDSVDRLEDIDVTSRMFNLDSSNKSVSKEAVHGFTTNKSTLSASSERLLIQDAPKMQYMNQTFSTSSNSNKNLNSQHGQRINNRRRSETLQRESLRFMKGVMDECTHVANFSVPVDPSLIIVVQAKEDAYIPRTGVRSLQEIWPGCEIRYLDGGHVSAYLFKQGLFRQAIYDAFDRFLQKYAV, from the exons ATGGGAGGAGCTCTTGTTCTAGAATCTGCAGCTCTTTTGCACTGGCTAGAGAGAGAAGGCTATGGACCGCTAGGGATGACTGGAATATCCATGGGAGGACAT ATGGCTTCACTGGCCGTGACGAACTGGCCTAAACCACTGCCATTGATTCCATGTCTTTCCTGGTCAACAGCTTCTGCAGTCTTTACTACG GGTGTGTTGAGCAAGGCAGTGAACTGGAGAGAGCTGGAGAAACAGTATTTTACGCAAACTGTATATGAAGAAGAAATCATTCAAATGCTTGAATACTGTGGA ACAGATTCTTTCAAGATGGGACAAGACTTTGTTAAAAACTTCCCTGACAGTGTGGACAGACTGGAAGACATAGATGTGACTTCCAGAATGTTCAACCTTGATTCCTCGAACAAGTCTGTATCTAAAGAAGCTGTCCACGGCTTTACCACAAATAAAAGTACTCTAAGTGCCTCATCAGAAAGACTCTTAATACAAGATGCTCCTAAAATGCAATACATGAATCAAACGTTTTCAACCAGTagcaacagcaataaaaacttAAACAGCCAACATGGACAGAGGATAAATAATAGAAGAAGGAGTGAGACTTTACAGAGAGAATCCTTAAGGTTCATGAAAGGAGTAATGGATGAATGTACCCATGTAGCTAACTTTTCAg tTCCAGTTGACCCAAGTTTAATCATAGTTGTACAAGCGAAGGAGGATGCATATATTCCCCGAACTGGGGTGCGCAGTCTTCAGGAAATCTGGCCTGGATGTGAAATCAGGTATCTGGATGGAGGTCATGTCAGTGCCTATCTCTTCAAACAAGGACTCTTTAG GCAAGCAATTTATGATGCGTTTGACCgctttcttcagaaatatgCTGTTTAA